From Fundulus heteroclitus isolate FHET01 chromosome 5, MU-UCD_Fhet_4.1, whole genome shotgun sequence, a single genomic window includes:
- the gucy1b1 gene encoding guanylate cyclase soluble subunit beta-1 isoform X1, whose protein sequence is MYGFVNHALELLVLRNYGPEVWEDIKREAQLDIEGQFLVRIIYEDAKTYDLVAAASKVLKVDAGEILQMFGKMFFEFCQESGYDTILRVLGSNVREFLQNLDALHDHLGTIYPGMRAPSFRCTDAEKGNNLILHYYSEREGLQDIVIGIIKTVAQQIHGTEIEMKVIQPKSEECDHIKFLIEEKDSEEEAFYEDLDGFEENGTQETRISPYTFCKAFPFHLMFDKDLMLTQCGNAIYRVLPQLQPGACILPSVFSLVRPHIDFSFHGILSHINTVFVLRSKEGLLNVETVENEDELTGVEISCLRLKGQMIYLPEAENILFLCSPSVMNLDDLTRRGLYLSDIPLHDATRDLVLLGEQFREEYKLTQELEILTDRLQHTLRALEDEKKKTDRLLYSVLPPSVANELRHKRPVPAKRYDNVTILFSGIVGFNAFCSKHASAEGAIKIVNLLNDVYTRFDILTDSRKNPYVYKVETVGDKYMTVSGLPEPCTHHAKSICHLALDMLEIAGQVKVDDEPVQITIGIHTGEVVTGVIGQRMPRYCLFGNTVNLTSRTETTGEKGKINVSEYTYRCLQSAENADPQFHLEYRGPITMKGKKEPMKVWFLSRKANDSESGAFKP, encoded by the exons ATG TACGGGTTCGTGAATCACGCCCTGGAGCTGCTGGTTTTACGGAATTACGGCCCAGAAGTGTGGGAGGACATCAA GAGGGAGGCTCAGCTCGACATCGAGGGTCAGTTCCTCGTCAGGATCATATACGAAGATGCTAAAACGTACGATCTTGTCGCGGCCGCAAGCAAAGTTCTGA aggtCGACGCAGGAGAGATCTTGCAGATGTTTGGGAAGATGTTCTTTGAGTTCTGCCAGGAGTCGGGCTATGACACCATACTGCGTGTGCTGGGCTCAAACGTTCGGGAGTTCCTGCAG AACCTGGACGCCCTGCACGACCACCTGGGCACCATTTACCCCGGGATGAGGGCCCCGTCGTTCCGCTGCACCGACGCGGAGAAGGGCAACAACCTGATCCTTCACTACTACTCGGAGAGAGAGGGCTTGCAGGATATTGTGATTGGCATCATTAAAACAGTCGCTCAACAAATCCACGGCACAGAGATAGAGATGAAG GTGATCCAACCGAAGAGCGAGGAGTGTGACCACATCAAGTTTCTGATTGAGGAGAAGGACTCGGAGGAGGAGGCGTTCTACGAAGATCTGGACGGCTTTGAGGAGAACGGCACACAGGAGACCCGCATCAGCCCGTACACGTTCTGCAAGGCCTTCCCATTTCACCTCATGTTTGATAAAGACCTGATGCTGACACAGTGCGGGAACGCCATCTACCGGGTCCTGCCTCAG CTCCAGCCTGGTGCCTGCATCCTCCCGTCTGTTTTTTCTTTGGTCCGTCCTCACATCGACTTCAGCTTTCATGGCATCCTTTCCCACATCAACACCGTCTTTGTTCTGCGGAGCAAG GAGGGCCTGCTGAATGTGGAGACCGTGGAGAATGAGGATGAGCTGACAGGGGTGGAGATCAGCTGCCTCAGACTGAAAGGCCAGATGATTTATTTGCCAGAGGCGGAGAACATCCTTTTCCTTTGCTCGCCCAG TGTCATGAACCTGGATGATCTAACGAGGAGAGGGCTCTACCTCAGCGACATCCCCCTGCATGACGCCACGCGCGACCTGGTGCTGCTGGGCGAACAGTTTCGTGAGGAGTACAAGCTAACCCAGGAGCTGGAGATTCTGACGGATCGTCTCCAGCACACACTGCGGGCCCTGGAAGacgagaagaagaagacggacaG GCTGCTCTACTCCGTTCTGCCGCCGTCGGTCGCCAACGAGCTGCGCCACAAGCGGCCCGTCCCGGCCAAGCGTTACGACAACGTCACCATCCTGTTCAGCGGCATCGTGGGATTCAACGCCTTCTGCAGCAAGCACGCCTCGGCCGAGGGCGCCATCAAGATAGTCAACCTGCTCAACGATGTTTACACGCGCTTCGACATCCTGACGGACTCTCGGAAGAACCCTTATGTATACAAG GTGGAAACAGTCGGCGACAAGTACATGACAGTGAGCGGGCTGCCGGAGCCTTGCACTCACCACGCCAAGTCCATCTGTCACCTCGCCCTGGATATGCTGGAGATTGCGGGACAAGTCAAAGTGGACGACGAGCCAGTACAG ATCACCATCGGCATCCACACCGGGGAGGTGGTGACAGGCGTGATTGGCCAGCGGATGCCCAGATATTGCCTCTTTGGGAATACGGTCAACCTCACAAGTCGGACTGAGACGACGGGCGAAAAGGGAAAAATTAACGTCTCGGAGTACACCTACAG GTGTTTGCAGTCCGCTGAGAACGCCGACCCTCAGTTTCATCTGGAGTACCGCGGCCCCATCACCATGAAAGGGAAGAAGGAGCCCATGAAGGTGTGGTTTCTTTCTAGGAAGGCCAACGACAGCGAGTCCGGTGCATTTAAACCGTAA
- the gucy1b1 gene encoding guanylate cyclase soluble subunit beta-1 isoform X2: protein MWLPLPLGPGPCAVSLQAASLRGPKNLDALHDHLGTIYPGMRAPSFRCTDAEKGNNLILHYYSEREGLQDIVIGIIKTVAQQIHGTEIEMKVIQPKSEECDHIKFLIEEKDSEEEAFYEDLDGFEENGTQETRISPYTFCKAFPFHLMFDKDLMLTQCGNAIYRVLPQLQPGACILPSVFSLVRPHIDFSFHGILSHINTVFVLRSKEGLLNVETVENEDELTGVEISCLRLKGQMIYLPEAENILFLCSPSVMNLDDLTRRGLYLSDIPLHDATRDLVLLGEQFREEYKLTQELEILTDRLQHTLRALEDEKKKTDRLLYSVLPPSVANELRHKRPVPAKRYDNVTILFSGIVGFNAFCSKHASAEGAIKIVNLLNDVYTRFDILTDSRKNPYVYKVETVGDKYMTVSGLPEPCTHHAKSICHLALDMLEIAGQVKVDDEPVQITIGIHTGEVVTGVIGQRMPRYCLFGNTVNLTSRTETTGEKGKINVSEYTYRCLQSAENADPQFHLEYRGPITMKGKKEPMKVWFLSRKANDSESGAFKP, encoded by the exons ATGTGGCTACCACTGCCTCTGGGGCCTGGCCCCTGTGCAGTTAGTCTGCAGGCTGCATCGCTCAGAGGACCAAAG AACCTGGACGCCCTGCACGACCACCTGGGCACCATTTACCCCGGGATGAGGGCCCCGTCGTTCCGCTGCACCGACGCGGAGAAGGGCAACAACCTGATCCTTCACTACTACTCGGAGAGAGAGGGCTTGCAGGATATTGTGATTGGCATCATTAAAACAGTCGCTCAACAAATCCACGGCACAGAGATAGAGATGAAG GTGATCCAACCGAAGAGCGAGGAGTGTGACCACATCAAGTTTCTGATTGAGGAGAAGGACTCGGAGGAGGAGGCGTTCTACGAAGATCTGGACGGCTTTGAGGAGAACGGCACACAGGAGACCCGCATCAGCCCGTACACGTTCTGCAAGGCCTTCCCATTTCACCTCATGTTTGATAAAGACCTGATGCTGACACAGTGCGGGAACGCCATCTACCGGGTCCTGCCTCAG CTCCAGCCTGGTGCCTGCATCCTCCCGTCTGTTTTTTCTTTGGTCCGTCCTCACATCGACTTCAGCTTTCATGGCATCCTTTCCCACATCAACACCGTCTTTGTTCTGCGGAGCAAG GAGGGCCTGCTGAATGTGGAGACCGTGGAGAATGAGGATGAGCTGACAGGGGTGGAGATCAGCTGCCTCAGACTGAAAGGCCAGATGATTTATTTGCCAGAGGCGGAGAACATCCTTTTCCTTTGCTCGCCCAG TGTCATGAACCTGGATGATCTAACGAGGAGAGGGCTCTACCTCAGCGACATCCCCCTGCATGACGCCACGCGCGACCTGGTGCTGCTGGGCGAACAGTTTCGTGAGGAGTACAAGCTAACCCAGGAGCTGGAGATTCTGACGGATCGTCTCCAGCACACACTGCGGGCCCTGGAAGacgagaagaagaagacggacaG GCTGCTCTACTCCGTTCTGCCGCCGTCGGTCGCCAACGAGCTGCGCCACAAGCGGCCCGTCCCGGCCAAGCGTTACGACAACGTCACCATCCTGTTCAGCGGCATCGTGGGATTCAACGCCTTCTGCAGCAAGCACGCCTCGGCCGAGGGCGCCATCAAGATAGTCAACCTGCTCAACGATGTTTACACGCGCTTCGACATCCTGACGGACTCTCGGAAGAACCCTTATGTATACAAG GTGGAAACAGTCGGCGACAAGTACATGACAGTGAGCGGGCTGCCGGAGCCTTGCACTCACCACGCCAAGTCCATCTGTCACCTCGCCCTGGATATGCTGGAGATTGCGGGACAAGTCAAAGTGGACGACGAGCCAGTACAG ATCACCATCGGCATCCACACCGGGGAGGTGGTGACAGGCGTGATTGGCCAGCGGATGCCCAGATATTGCCTCTTTGGGAATACGGTCAACCTCACAAGTCGGACTGAGACGACGGGCGAAAAGGGAAAAATTAACGTCTCGGAGTACACCTACAG GTGTTTGCAGTCCGCTGAGAACGCCGACCCTCAGTTTCATCTGGAGTACCGCGGCCCCATCACCATGAAAGGGAAGAAGGAGCCCATGAAGGTGTGGTTTCTTTCTAGGAAGGCCAACGACAGCGAGTCCGGTGCATTTAAACCGTAA